The Bombilactobacillus folatiphilus genome includes the window CTGAGCAAACCCAGTTACAAAGTTATTATATGAAACTAATCATCGTTCAAAATGGAGGAATCCAAATCAGTAGAAGCTTTTTTAATTTGATTGAACCAAACAAAGCTAAACTAATTTGATGTACAATTTATTTTGGACGTTATGGGTAATGAATAATATTGTTAATATTTGTGTTGGGAGTGGTGATACATTATGTTATCTTTTGGTAGAAAACCACTATATCGACCGTTAATGGTTAGTTTTGTTATTAGTGCAGTTTGTGGTTTGTTTGTTGGTTCCGTGTTTAGATACGATTTGGGCTTTTTAACTTTTATCATTTGCTTTATTTTGGCTATTTTAAATTATGCCAGCAAGATTGATATTTTAGATGGTTTTTTAAAAATTAAGCGCCCAAAAATTTATTACTATGATATGAGTACTTTGACGAAACGTATTCTGTTAGTGATATTTCCGTTTAGGCGGCCGCAAAATATCGATCTAAGTTCTATTGCAGATTATCAATTGCAAGGTGACTATAATAAGTTTGAGGATATCAAATTACCCTTGACCATGACTACTGCTTATGGCCTCTTTTTTCCGGCTATCTTATCAATTAAAAATTCTATGGTTTTCAATTTGTATCTTAAGAATTCAAAAGTGATTGTTATTAATTTATCAATGGACTATGTTTACTATCCTGATGAATTTAGACAAAAGATAGATTCACTACAATCTTATTTGCCACGCAGATAGAGTGGTGAAAAATTGATGACAAAAAAAGTTACTTATTAATAATAAATTATTCCGAATTCAATTCAGTATTTTATAAAAAAATGCTGTATCGTAAAAGTATGTATTCAATATTTTTTTGTTAAGGAGATAGTGTTTCGATGGCCAAGTTAGATCCCCGAGTCCGGAAAACGAAATCAAGAATTCAACACGAGTTAGTATTGATGCTCAGTTATCAAGATATTAATGATATTTCTATTACTAAATTGTGTAATCAAGCGCAAATTAACCGTTCGACTTTTTACAAGCATTACGATTCAACCCTTGAAGTCTTGGAAGAAATTGAATCTGAAGTGATTCAAAAATTTGAAGAATATTTACGTCAACAACGTCGGAAGATTGATGTGTCCAATCGTGAACAAATGTGGACGATGTATTTACAGCTGTTGCAGTTTTATCAATCCAATCCAGACATGATTCAAGCTTTGTTTGTGTATCCGATCAATAAAACTTTCAAAGCAGATTTGCTCAATTTTTCGATTCAATACAATACTTATACGGATAGTTATTATCAACAAGCTTATACAATTGCGGGTGGCTTAGAGATGATTGAATTGTGGGTCAAGCGTGACTTTGATTTGTCACCGGAGCATCTTTGTCGGTTAATGATGGAGATGGGACCATTTCATGATGATTCTTCCAAGTAAAGTGCATTCTCAATTATTGTCTGCTATAATTTTCATTTAAATTATAAATTTGGTAAAGGGGTCTAGTCTTATGGAAATAGGCAGTTTAGCCGAGTGGATTACTGGCATTGCAGAGGTGGCGGCCGTGGTTGTAGCTCTATTTTTACCATCTTATCAGGCTCGCAAAGCGCGCAAAGTTAGTCAGCAGCGGATAATGAATTTAGTGCGCAGCTTGTTGAATGACTTATTGTCTAAAGTTAAAGCAACTCCGGATATGGATATTGCAGCGTCTGATGAATATAGTGATTTTCAAAAGCTAGTTTCCATCTTGGCAGTTACCGATGCTGATTTAGTCAATATTGATATTTTGCGACAAATTGAGGGCTTATTAACAGATAGCGATCGTGGAGATACAACCGAACAACTTGTCGTTAAAGTAGAAAACCTGATGAATAATTATCTGTCAAAATAGTGATTCACATCGTGTTGACTGATCTTTTCTTGACAAACACCAAATAATATTGTAAATTGCTCATAACAATTAAAATAAAATTAAGGCTCATGAAGGAAACTTTATCTTGTGGGTACAGTCAGCGAGTTGTCGGTTGGTGCAAGACAATCTGTCAAACAAGATTATGATCAGCCTAAAAGAGTGCAGTGCTGAAATTTAGTAAGCACTGCTGGTGGACAATCATTAACATGGATGCAAAATGAATACGTTTTGTAGAGTGGTATTTAAGCTGTTTAAATAACTAAAATAAGGTGGTACCGCGTTAATTGACGCCCTTAGCAAAAAATGCTAAGGGCGTTTTTTTAATTTAAGGAGGTGAGGCAAAATTTCAGATCTTGTTGGGATTAGTTTAGGAGCCAATTTAGGAGGAAAAAGGATGACCGATTTTAACGATTTAACAGACGACCAAATGAGTTTAGCAGAGAATTTATATCAAGCTTATGAAAATCATCAGCCGTTAGACCAAGCTAAATATGCAAAAGTTTTGGATGATGAGGATACGGCTTACCAGGTTCAACAATATTTAATGCAACTAAAAAATGAACCGATTGGTGGCTACAAGGTGTCTTTGACGAGTGAGGAAACTCAAAAAATGTTTGATTCTCAAAATCCGCTATATGGTGTGCAAGTAGTTAGTCATTTCGTACCATCACCTTCGCATTTTCGAACTTCACAACTGATGGATCCACTAGCCGAGGTGGAATTGATGTTTACAGCCACGCAAGATTTACAACCAAATGATAGCTTAGAAGATTTAATGCGAAAAACGACGATAGCCCCCGACATTGAGGTTCCTGATTCCCGTTTTTCGGATTGGTTTCCCGATTTGTCTAAGTACTTAGTGGTTGCTGACGCAGCTGTGGGCGGGTACGTTGTTTATGGCCGACAAGTTCCCACCACTCAAGCTTTTGCCTCAGTTGATGCCGTTACGCAAGTAACTTGTGAATTATTGCATGACGGTCAAACACTCAAGACAGGTGCTGCAACAGAAGTTTTGAGTAACCCATTGTTGTCTTTACAATGGTTGGTACAGAAACTGGCGGCTCAAGGTGTTCAATTTTTAGCAGGACAGCGTGTTTCCAGCGGAACTTTTTTGTTGCCGGAACGTGTCACTACAGGTCAATGGCAGGCCGAATTTAATCATGATTTAGGTGATGTAGAGTTGACAGTGCAGTAAATGCTAGATACTGATTTGTCCTGCGTTTATGTCTAAAGGTTTCTACAGTTTAAATCAAAAAAATATTAAAGGACTAACTTCGAAATTTAATCGATTTTAGTCCTTTTTTGTTAATTTTTATAATCCTGCAAGTTGATTTTATAAGAGGTTCCTACAGACTTACTATCCACGTTATGCATATCTTTTTTGGCAGTAGCAAAAACCGGATGCTTCTTATTATTTAATTCATAGCCCCGGACTACTTTGATGCTTTTACCAGGTAATAATTGAGCGTTTAAAGGTTTAACGTATTTTTGGTTATAGTCAGTAGCTTTACCAATATTTGTACTGGCATCTGCTGTTGAAGATCCATCTGAATTAATAGTGGGAAAGAGTGCCGCGGCAACATTAAAAACTGGCCTTAAGTCATAATTTGAACTGCTATTGCTTTGGTGGAAGTTCAGATAGTTTAATAAAGCTGACGGTTTAATTCGATGCTTCGATTTGTTTTGGATCCAGAAAGTAACGATTAAACCGTCGCTTTGAGTTTTGTTTGAATGGCCAACTTGGGTTTTTAAAATTTTGATTTTAGTTTGCCTATTTTCAAAAATTCCATTCTGAAAAGTGGTTGCGGACGGATGGTTTTGATCAGTAGATATATTGCCGCCAATGTCAAATTTCATACCACCAATCTCAAACTTTGAATCACATCCTGATAATAATATGGCTGATAATAAAGTAATGATGGTTAATTTGTGACCCTTATTCATATATATCTTTCTCCTTAATTATTGAACTTTTGAGGATTGTTTCCTGTTCACGTGATTTAACGCTAAGACTAAGACGAAGGTTACGACTGTAAAAACCACTCCGCCTGCCCCAATATCTTGGACTTTGAATTGTAGTGTGACAATGCCCCCTACGGCTGAACCCAACGAAATACCTAAATTTGAAAAAATCGAATTAATTGATGATGATAAAACGAGGCTTTGGGGATATTCTTTTTCTGCAATGCCCATTATGTGTAATTGAATAGGCGAATTAATTAAGTACATCAAAAAGCCAACACATAAAATATCAATGACCCCCAGCAATTGATTAGTTAATAACTTCGGCATGAATAGTAAAACGAAAAATTCGATAGCGTAATACCACGGCATTATTTTTAAACCGTGTTTATTTGCAATTTTGCCACTGAATTGATTACTTAATAATGACATCAAACCATAGGCAACTAATAAGAAGGTGATCGTTTGATGATTAAAGCCTAGAGTTTGGGACAAGATTGGCCGTAAATAAGTATAAAAAACATATACCCCTGCTAAGCTAAACATAATAATTCCAACACTTAAAAAAATTCGAGGATCTTTGAAAATTATAAATTGTTTCCAAACGGAATCTGCTTGTGTTTGATTTAATTGATGAGGTAATACTTTCATAATTAAAATTAGGGCGATAATGCTAAATAAAACAATCGTCACAAAAGTTATGCGCCATCCCCAAGTTGTACTAATCCAGGTACCTAGTGGTACACCGAAGACTGATGCAATACTGAATCCAGAAAAAATCCAGCTCACGAGCCAAGCTTTTTTCTCCATCGGGGCAATTTTGGCTGCGAAAGTCATGGCTAAAGAAACTAAAGAACCAGAAACTAGTGCTACAATGATACGAGAAATAACTAACCAACTATAATTAGGTGCGATAACGGTTACTAAGTTGCCTAAGATAAAGATGCCAATTAAAACTAGTAATGCGTGGTAGAGATTG containing:
- a CDS encoding TetR/AcrR family transcriptional regulator; translated protein: MAKLDPRVRKTKSRIQHELVLMLSYQDINDISITKLCNQAQINRSTFYKHYDSTLEVLEEIESEVIQKFEEYLRQQRRKIDVSNREQMWTMYLQLLQFYQSNPDMIQALFVYPINKTFKADLLNFSIQYNTYTDSYYQQAYTIAGGLEMIELWVKRDFDLSPEHLCRLMMEMGPFHDDSSK
- a CDS encoding 2-keto-4-pentenoate hydratase encodes the protein MTDFNDLTDDQMSLAENLYQAYENHQPLDQAKYAKVLDDEDTAYQVQQYLMQLKNEPIGGYKVSLTSEETQKMFDSQNPLYGVQVVSHFVPSPSHFRTSQLMDPLAEVELMFTATQDLQPNDSLEDLMRKTTIAPDIEVPDSRFSDWFPDLSKYLVVADAAVGGYVVYGRQVPTTQAFASVDAVTQVTCELLHDGQTLKTGAATEVLSNPLLSLQWLVQKLAAQGVQFLAGQRVSSGTFLLPERVTTGQWQAEFNHDLGDVELTVQ
- a CDS encoding DUF5067 domain-containing protein produces the protein MNKGHKLTIITLLSAILLSGCDSKFEIGGMKFDIGGNISTDQNHPSATTFQNGIFENRQTKIKILKTQVGHSNKTQSDGLIVTFWIQNKSKHRIKPSALLNYLNFHQSNSSSNYDLRPVFNVAAALFPTINSDGSSTADASTNIGKATDYNQKYVKPLNAQLLPGKSIKVVRGYELNNKKHPVFATAKKDMHNVDSKSVGTSYKINLQDYKN
- a CDS encoding MFS transporter, giving the protein MKKFYLQSWALILLSFVLGFSEFIIIGILDDLAHQFNVTVATAGSLVTIFALVYAFSTPVITSLLKNNLYHALLVLIGIFILGNLVTVIAPNYSWLVISRIIVALVSGSLVSLAMTFAAKIAPMEKKAWLVSWIFSGFSIASVFGVPLGTWISTTWGWRITFVTIVLFSIIALILIMKVLPHQLNQTQADSVWKQFIIFKDPRIFLSVGIIMFSLAGVYVFYTYLRPILSQTLGFNHQTITFLLVAYGLMSLLSNQFSGKIANKHGLKIMPWYYAIEFFVLLFMPKLLTNQLLGVIDILCVGFLMYLINSPIQLHIMGIAEKEYPQSLVLSSSINSIFSNLGISLGSAVGGIVTLQFKVQDIGAGGVVFTVVTFVLVLALNHVNRKQSSKVQ